The window GAGGGGCACATGGAGTGTGAAGCGGCCCCGGTACCGGTAGGCCGAGGTGGAGATCCCACGCGCCGTGTGCTCGACGAAACCGGCCTCGGGGGCCTCACGCGGAGTGAAGCGCGGACCGGTGGGGATGCGCGGCCGGAGCCGGTCGACACGGAAGGTCCGCCAGTCGTCGCGATCCAGGTCCCAGGCGATGAGGTACCAGCGTCGGCCGGTGTGGACGAGGCGATGCGGCTCGGTTCGGCGGACGTCGGGCGCGCCGTCACGGCCGGTGTAGTCGAACCGCAGCTGCTCGTGGACGCGGCAGGCCGTGGCGAGGGCGATCAGTACGTCGGCGTCGATCGCGGGGCCGCCGACGGGCATCGTGTCGGTGACCGACCGCAGCGTGTCGACCCGGTGCCTCAGCCGTGCGGGCAGTACCTGCCGAAGCTTGGTCAGCGCGCGCAGCGAGCTCTCCTCGATGCCGGAGACCGTACCGCCGGCCGCCGCACGCAGACCGATCGCGACGGCGACCGCCTCGTCGTCGTCCAGAAGCAGCGGCGGCAGGTCCGCCCCCGCCCCGAGCCGGTATCCGGCCACGCCGGGCGTCGCGTCGACGGGGTAGCCGAGGGCGCGCAGCTTGTCGATGTCGCGGCGGACCGTGCGCACGTCGATGCCGAGCCGGGCCGCGAGGTCCGCACCCGTCCGGTCGTGCGGTGCCTGGAGCAGGGACAGCAGGCGCAGCAGCCGCGCGGAGGTTTCCAGCATGCGGAGAAGTATTCCAGTCGGCTAGGGCGGAACCTGTCCTCTTTGCCTCCTAGCCTTGTACTCATGACCACAGCAGCGCACGACGCCGTCCACCCCTTCCGGATCGACATCCCGCAGTCCGAGCTCGACGCCCTCCACGCGAAGCTGGACGCGGCCCGCTGGCCCGCTCCGCTGCCGGGAGACGGCTGGGACACCGGCGTGCCGGTGTCCTGGCTGCGCGAACTGGCCGACCACTGGCGCCACGGCTACGACTGGCGCAGGGCGGAGCGGGAGCTCAACGAGTTCCCGCAGTTCACCACCGTCATCGACGGCCAGCGCATCCACTTCCTGCATGTGCGCTCCTCCGAACCCGACGCCACCCCTCTGGTCCTCACCCACGGCTGGCCGGGCTCGGTGGTCGAGTTCCTCGACCTGATCGGCCCGCTCACCGACCCCCGCGCGCACGGCGGAGACCCTTCGGACGCCTTCCACGTGGTGATCCCGGCCCTGCCCGGCTTCGGGTTCTCCGGCCCGACGTCGGAAGCCGGCTGGGACACCACCCGGATCGCCCGGGCCTGGGCCGAGTTGATGCGGCGACTCGGGTACCGGCGGTACGGCGCCCAGGGCGGTGACATCGGCGCCGCCGTCGCCCCGGAACTGGGGCGGGTGGCACCGGCCCACGTCATCGGCGTCCATGTCAACGGCGGCCCGGGGCCCATGCCTCCCATGCCGCTGCCGGAGGCGGAACGTGCAGCCCTCACCGATCTCGAACGGGACCGGATCGCCCGCATCGAGGCGTTCATGCAGGAGGAATTCGGCTACATCGCCATCCAGTCCACGCGCCCGCAGACCGTGGGCCACGGTCTCACCGACTCCCCCGTCGGCCAGCTCGCCTGGATCATGGACAAGTTCCGGGAATGGACCCACCCCCGTCCGACCCTTCCCGAGCAGGTCATCGACCGGGACCGTCTGCTGACGAACGTCATGCTCTACTGGCTCACCCGCACGGCGGCGTCGGCGGCCTACGTCGGTTACGCCCAGCAGGCCGCCTGGGGCGCGCCCAAGGCGAACTCCGGTGTCCCCACGGCGGCGATCGTCTTCGCGCACGACGTCGGCATCCGGCGGTACGCGGAGCGGGAGAACACCATCGTGCGGTGGACGGACGTGGACCGCGGCGGCCACTTCGCGGCGCTGGAGGAGCCCGGGACACTCACCGGTGACATCAGGGAGTTCTTCCGCTCGCTGCGGTGACGCGCGCGATCCGCTGCCCGCGTGCCCGCGGAGGTCAGGACCGAGGAAGACCCGTGGTCATGGGTGCGTCGGCCGCATCGTCCGGCGGGCGGTCCCGTCGAGGACCGTGGCGCAAAGGTGCCGCCGTCCCGAACCCGTCGCTTCGGCAGGGTTGTACCGCAGGGCATGGGTACTCGCGCCGCACGCGCACACCGATGCGCCCTCCCCAGAAGGGCTGGACTGCCATGACGACGCGCACTCGTACTGCGACCAAAACCCCCGTACAGCAGGCGGCGTTCCTGGTAGGAGCCGTGTTCCTGCTGGTCGGCATCCTCGGGTTCGTCCCGGGGATCACCACGGACTACGGCACGATGGAGTTCGCCTCGCACGACTCGGGCGCCGAGCTTCTCGGGATCTTCCAGATCTCCGTCCTGCACAACCTCGTCCACCTCGCTTTCGGCGTGGCGGGCCTCGCGCTGGCCCGCAGCGCGTCCGGGGCCAACACCTACCTGCTCGCCGGAGGCGCCGTCTACCTGGTGCTGTGGCTGTACGGCCTGATCATCGACCATCACAGCGCCGCCAACTTCGTACCCCTGAACACGGCCGACGACTGGCTGCACTTCGTTCTCGGCGTCGGCATGATCGCACTGGCCGTGCTGCTCACCCGTCGGAACACCGGTGCGGGCGGCGTCCGCCGGTAGGCACCGGGAAGCTGCTGCGCGCGTCCGCCGCAGGCCTGCGGGGGCGGCCGGCTGCGGACACGGCGACCGACTCAACGCGACCACTGACCTGCACAGCGGCGCCCAGCTCATGTACTACGGCGGCGATGTCGTGCAGGCGGCCCTGGCCGTGGTGGTGGGAGTGGGCTGGTACACGGCCGGCAGACGTGCCCGGGCTCGTCGTTCGCGTCAGGACGCGAAGGTCCGCTCCGGTCCGGGACCGGTCCTCGCAGATCGCGCCAGCGTGCGTTGAACGACATGCACACCGTCGGCAAGCAGTCGGCTCCATCGTGTTGCACGGACATTTCGCTGGGTACTCCGCAGCCATGGCACACCACTACGACGCCGCGTCGCCGGCCGGCCGCGCATGCGCGACCGACAGCACCCAGTGTGCGGTCCAGGACGGGCCGCCCCCGCACC of the Streptomyces aurantiacus genome contains:
- a CDS encoding helix-turn-helix transcriptional regulator; translated protein: MLETSARLLRLLSLLQAPHDRTGADLAARLGIDVRTVRRDIDKLRALGYPVDATPGVAGYRLGAGADLPPLLLDDDEAVAVAIGLRAAAGGTVSGIEESSLRALTKLRQVLPARLRHRVDTLRSVTDTMPVGGPAIDADVLIALATACRVHEQLRFDYTGRDGAPDVRRTEPHRLVHTGRRWYLIAWDLDRDDWRTFRVDRLRPRIPTGPRFTPREAPEAGFVEHTARGISTSAYRYRGRFTLHVPLAVVAEQIPPTVGVLEYVDDFTCSLSAGSDSLSELALYVGLLGYRFEVHEPPELVCHIQELTARLTAAVAASPD
- a CDS encoding epoxide hydrolase family protein, whose product is MTTAAHDAVHPFRIDIPQSELDALHAKLDAARWPAPLPGDGWDTGVPVSWLRELADHWRHGYDWRRAERELNEFPQFTTVIDGQRIHFLHVRSSEPDATPLVLTHGWPGSVVEFLDLIGPLTDPRAHGGDPSDAFHVVIPALPGFGFSGPTSEAGWDTTRIARAWAELMRRLGYRRYGAQGGDIGAAVAPELGRVAPAHVIGVHVNGGPGPMPPMPLPEAERAALTDLERDRIARIEAFMQEEFGYIAIQSTRPQTVGHGLTDSPVGQLAWIMDKFREWTHPRPTLPEQVIDRDRLLTNVMLYWLTRTAASAAYVGYAQQAAWGAPKANSGVPTAAIVFAHDVGIRRYAERENTIVRWTDVDRGGHFAALEEPGTLTGDIREFFRSLR
- a CDS encoding DUF4383 domain-containing protein; this translates as MTTRTRTATKTPVQQAAFLVGAVFLLVGILGFVPGITTDYGTMEFASHDSGAELLGIFQISVLHNLVHLAFGVAGLALARSASGANTYLLAGGAVYLVLWLYGLIIDHHSAANFVPLNTADDWLHFVLGVGMIALAVLLTRRNTGAGGVRR